The following are encoded together in the Phaseolus vulgaris cultivar G19833 chromosome 9, P. vulgaris v2.0, whole genome shotgun sequence genome:
- the LOC137822791 gene encoding pumilio homolog 15-like, translating into MMSQRSSSAFHNDHSLTSSSQQPPELSRFFSQTHNPSQTLEDAFSRLSVSASSFNYPHSDFVADTPYGINGPSHPCNTWAGGIPTSQSSHLWHPTFTVNNYSHHGDEFLCSKLLTRQSENPTFSGVYPVVPFSNGMMSQKTPNAGFLNGLLSGKSSNILGFSRDERRLRWFNNFRGCVLMLAMDQHTCRTLQETLRTLTREEFDIIFLELINHVTNLMVDPFGNYVVQRMMELCSEEQQTQIVLRVTQCNFQLVRICLSSHGTRAVEKLLEHLTSQEQRDRVMSALSPGAAILAKDVSGHRVILHCLKQFPREDNENLLNVVANKCFEIATDKTGCCVLQPCINHAQGEIKKKLIAAVMLYASLLAEDCYGNYVVQHLLSLGIPGVAESLWRQLEGRFFYLACNKYGSNVVEKFFQDSVEPYSTYITLELLHNPNVPMLLVDPYGNYVIKSALSSVRGHVRNALEQLIKKNSLMMQSNLFGKKLLAWFNKGRI; encoded by the exons ATGATGTCGCAACGATCATCATCTGCATTTCACAATGATCACTCACTTACCTCGTCTTCCCAACAACCTCCGGAGCTGTCTCGCTTTTTTTCGCAAACCCATAACCCTTCTCAAACCCTAGAAGATGCTTTTTCTCGTCTTTCTGTCTCCGCGTCTTCTTTCAACTACCCACATTCTGATTTTGTTGCTGATACTCCTTATGGCATCAATGGCCCCTCTCACCCTTGTAACACTTGGGCTGGTGGGATTCCTACTTCTCAGTCTTCCCATCTTTGGCACCCCACATTCACTGTCAATAATTATTCTCATCACGGTGATGAGTTTTTATGTTCCAAACTATTGACGAGACAAAGCGAAAATCCCACATTCAGTGGTGTTTATCCTGTTGTACCTTTCTCCAATGGGATGATGTCGCAGAAGACCCCTAATGCTGGTTTCTTGAATGGGTTGTTGAGTGGGAAAAGTTCTAATATTCTGGGGTTTAGTAGGGATGAAAGACGCCTCCGATGGTTTAATAACTTTCGCGGTTGCGTTCTGATGTTGGCTATGGATCAACATACGTGTAGGACTTTGCAGGAGACTTTGAGAACATTGACGAGAGAGGAGTTTGACATCATTTTCTTGGAGCTTATTAATCACGTGACTAATTTGATGGTTGACCCCTTTGGGAATTATGTTGTTCAGAGGATGATGGAACTTTGTAGTGAAGAGCAGCAGACTCAGATCGTTTTAAGAGTGACTCAGTGTAATTTTCAGTTGGTCAGAATTTGCCTGAGTTCCCATGG aACCCGGGCCGTTGAGAAATTATTGGAGCATCTAACCTCCCAGGAGCAAAGAGATCGTGTTATGTCAGCTCTTAGTCCTGGTGCTGCTATATTGGCAAAGGACGTGAGTGGTCATCGCGTGATTCTGCATTGTCTAAAACAATTCCCTAGAGAAGACAATGAG AATCTTCTGAATGTTGTGGCAAACAAGTGCTTTGAGATTGCAACAGATAAAACTGGGTGTTGTGTGCTGCAGCCATGCATTAACCATGCACAAggagaaataaaaaagaagctGATAGCTGCTGTCATGTTATACGCTTCACTCTTGGCGGAAGACTGTTACGG CAACTATGTTGTGCAACATTTATTGTCTTTGGGAATACCAGGGGTTGCAGAATCTCTATGGAGACAGCTTGAAGGAAGATTTTTCTATCTGGCCTGTAACAAATATGGGAGTAATGTAGTGGAGAAGTTCTTTCAAGACTCGGTTGAACCGTATTCAACATATATTACTTTGGAGTTGCTCCACAATCCAAATGTTCCAATGCTTCTTGTGGATCCATATGGGAATTATGTCATCAAATCAGCATTGTCATCAGTTAGG GGTCATGTTCGGAATGCCTTGGAgcaactgataaaaaaaaattccttgATGATGCAGAGCAACCTCTTTGGCAAAAAGTTACTTGCTTGGTTTAAT